In Streptomyces violaceusniger Tu 4113, one DNA window encodes the following:
- a CDS encoding inorganic phosphate transporter, whose product MDTFALVVTIAVALFFTYTNGFHDSANAIATSVSTRALTPRAALAMAAVMNLAGAFLGSGVAKTVSEGLIATPTGDQGMMILFAGLVGAITWNVVTWYYGLPSSSSHALFGGLVGAALAGASTVHWDGVLEKIVIPMVLSPIVGLVLGYFVMVIILWLFRDANPHKAKRGFRIAQTVSAAGMALGHGLQDAQKTMGVVVMALVIGGVEDEGDAIPVWVKISCAAMLSLGTYAGGWRIMRTLGRRIIELDPPQGFAAETTAAGVMYTASFMFQAPISTTHVITSAIMGVGATKRVSAVRWGVAKNIILGWFITMPAAAAVAALSYWIVNLAFG is encoded by the coding sequence ATGGACACCTTCGCGCTTGTCGTGACCATCGCGGTCGCGCTCTTCTTCACCTATACGAACGGCTTCCACGACTCGGCCAACGCCATCGCGACCTCGGTCTCCACCCGGGCGCTGACCCCCAGGGCGGCGCTCGCGATGGCCGCTGTGATGAACCTCGCGGGTGCCTTCCTCGGCAGCGGCGTCGCCAAGACCGTCAGCGAGGGCCTGATCGCCACTCCCACCGGCGACCAAGGCATGATGATCTTGTTCGCCGGACTGGTCGGCGCGATCACCTGGAACGTGGTGACCTGGTACTACGGTCTGCCGTCCTCCTCCTCGCACGCGCTGTTCGGCGGGCTGGTCGGCGCGGCGCTGGCCGGGGCGAGCACGGTCCACTGGGACGGGGTGCTGGAGAAGATCGTCATCCCGATGGTCCTCTCTCCCATCGTCGGCCTGGTGCTGGGCTACTTCGTGATGGTGATCATCCTCTGGCTGTTCCGTGACGCGAACCCGCACAAGGCCAAGCGCGGCTTCCGGATAGCGCAGACCGTCTCGGCGGCGGGCATGGCGCTCGGCCACGGCCTCCAGGACGCCCAGAAGACCATGGGTGTCGTGGTGATGGCCCTGGTCATCGGGGGTGTCGAGGACGAAGGCGACGCGATTCCGGTGTGGGTGAAGATCTCCTGCGCCGCGATGCTGTCACTTGGCACCTACGCGGGCGGCTGGCGCATCATGCGCACGCTGGGACGGCGGATCATCGAGCTGGACCCGCCGCAGGGGTTCGCGGCGGAGACCACGGCGGCCGGGGTCATGTACACGGCGTCGTTCATGTTCCAGGCGCCCATCTCGACCACCCATGTCATCACCTCGGCGATCATGGGTGTGGGGGCGACCAAGCGGGTGAGCGCGGTCCGCTGGGGGGTCGCGAAGAACATCATCCTCGGCTGGTTCATCACCATGCCCGCCGCGGCCGCAGTCGCCGCGCTCAGCTACTGGATCGTCAACCTGGCCTTCGGCTGA
- a CDS encoding DUF47 domain-containing protein, translated as MRFRLTPRETSFYDMFAASADNIVTGSKLLMELLGADSSARAEIAERMRAAEHAGDDATHAIFHQLNSSFITPFDREDIYRLASSLDDIMDFMEEAVDLVVLYQVDELPKGVEQQIEVLARAAELTAEAMPNLRTMTNLTEYWIEVNRLENQADQIHRRLLAHLFNGKYDAIEVLKLKQIVDVLEEAADAFEHVANTVETIAVKES; from the coding sequence GTGCGCTTTCGTCTGACCCCCAGGGAGACGAGCTTCTACGACATGTTCGCCGCGTCCGCGGACAACATCGTGACCGGCTCCAAGCTCCTGATGGAACTGCTCGGGGCGGACTCCTCCGCTCGTGCCGAGATCGCGGAGCGGATGAGGGCCGCGGAGCACGCGGGGGACGACGCCACACACGCGATCTTCCACCAGCTGAACTCCTCCTTCATCACGCCGTTCGACCGTGAGGACATCTACCGCCTGGCCTCGTCCCTCGACGACATCATGGACTTCATGGAGGAGGCCGTCGACCTGGTCGTCCTCTACCAGGTCGACGAGCTGCCCAAGGGGGTCGAGCAGCAGATCGAGGTGCTGGCGCGGGCGGCCGAGCTGACCGCCGAGGCGATGCCGAATCTGCGCACCATGACCAACCTCACCGAGTACTGGATCGAGGTCAACCGGTTGGAGAACCAGGCGGACCAGATCCACCGCAGGCTCCTGGCCCACCTCTTCAACGGTAAGTACGACGCGATAGAGGTGCTCAAGCTCAAGCAGATCGTCGATGTGCTCGAGGAAGCGGCCGACGCCTTCGAGCATGTGGCCAACACGGTCGAGACCATCGCCGTCAAGGAGTCCTGA
- a CDS encoding phosphatase PAP2 family protein, whose amino-acid sequence MAGLALDGSNPDVSLLFDINGLAKDAPHWFDRVMEFVGEYGIIIGLALVTLAAWWSVRKRPQEAPSAVAGLVWAPLAAGLALFANIPIRGFVERPRPFKDHQGLDVLVAGKADFSFVSDHATLAMAVAVGVFMAHRAYGVAAIGLALLEGFCRVYMGVHYPTDVIGGFALGTAVTLLLAPLAMMLLTPLTTAIASSRVGRLIRAEPAAADQSPDGACAELSESRSAGGDHGNKDLAA is encoded by the coding sequence ATGGCTGGACTCGCACTGGACGGGTCGAACCCCGATGTCAGCCTTCTCTTCGACATCAATGGGCTGGCGAAGGACGCCCCCCACTGGTTCGACCGCGTCATGGAGTTCGTCGGCGAGTACGGGATCATCATCGGGCTCGCCCTCGTGACCCTGGCCGCATGGTGGAGCGTGCGGAAGCGGCCGCAGGAGGCGCCGTCCGCCGTCGCCGGGCTGGTGTGGGCCCCGCTGGCCGCCGGACTGGCGCTGTTCGCCAACATCCCGATCCGCGGCTTCGTCGAGCGGCCGAGGCCCTTCAAGGACCACCAGGGGCTCGACGTCCTGGTGGCGGGCAAGGCCGACTTCTCGTTCGTCAGCGACCACGCGACGCTGGCCATGGCGGTCGCCGTCGGCGTCTTCATGGCCCACCGCGCCTACGGGGTGGCCGCGATAGGGCTCGCGCTGCTGGAAGGGTTCTGCCGCGTCTATATGGGGGTCCACTACCCGACCGATGTGATCGGCGGGTTCGCCCTGGGGACGGCGGTCACGCTGCTGCTGGCGCCGCTCGCGATGATGCTGCTGACACCGCTGACCACGGCGATCGCAAGTTCGCGCGTCGGCCGGCTGATACGGGCCGAGCCCGCCGCCGCCGACCAGAGCCCGGACGGGGCGTGTGCGGAACTGTCCGAGTCCCGCTCAGCGGGCGGCGACCACGGGAACAAGGACCTGGCTGCCTAG
- a CDS encoding FAD-binding oxidoreductase, with product MNRRTLLAAGTGLTATATWATACDDNAGKAGSDGTSADSASSSAPDAHSASASGRRGAVDGKPKSADWSALGKDLQGDLVRPGDSDYSSASRLYNTRFDHLRPAAVAYIENTSDISACLDFARRHGAPVAIRNGGHSYAGWSSGDGRLVIDVSALSSIRTTSGEARIGGGAKLIGVYTSLGARGVTVPGGSCPSVGISGLTLGGGHGVVSRAYGLTADSLTGATIVTADGKALEVSKDREADLFWALRGAGNGNFGVVTELRFRTHEAADGVTCYMSWPWSKAAKVLSAWQKWGPDQPDEIWSALHLSAAPGGTPTVSISCFSLGTYGSLQNAVDRLADGPGGPGPATQVSLRRRGYVDAMRMYAGCGDTSTTNCHLPGDKPGHSTSGVLNRETYAARSDFYDRSLSQAGIRAMLDQVERYGRRTGGGGAVSIALTALGGAVNRVSPTTTSFVHRRSRFLAQYTASWAASGSGTAGNAWLDGAHTAMRRYASGAAYQNYTDASLKDWRSAYYGSAADKLTRLKKRYDPDRLFDFPQAL from the coding sequence ATGAACCGGCGGACACTGCTGGCAGCGGGCACGGGGCTGACGGCCACCGCCACATGGGCCACCGCGTGCGACGACAACGCGGGAAAGGCCGGCAGTGACGGAACCTCCGCCGACTCCGCCTCCTCCTCGGCGCCGGACGCCCATTCGGCCTCCGCGAGCGGCAGGCGCGGCGCCGTCGACGGCAAGCCGAAGTCCGCCGACTGGAGCGCGCTCGGCAAGGACCTGCAGGGCGACCTGGTGCGCCCCGGCGACTCCGACTACAGCTCCGCCAGCCGGCTCTACAACACCCGGTTCGACCATCTGCGCCCCGCCGCCGTCGCCTATATAGAGAACACCTCGGACATCTCCGCCTGTCTGGACTTCGCCCGCCGCCATGGCGCCCCCGTCGCCATCCGCAACGGCGGTCACTCCTACGCCGGGTGGTCGAGCGGCGACGGCCGTCTCGTCATCGACGTCTCCGCGCTCTCGTCGATCCGTACGACCTCCGGCGAGGCGCGGATCGGCGGTGGCGCCAAGCTCATCGGCGTCTACACCTCACTCGGCGCCCGCGGGGTCACCGTCCCCGGCGGTTCCTGCCCGAGCGTCGGCATCTCGGGGCTGACCCTCGGCGGCGGCCACGGTGTGGTCTCCCGGGCGTACGGGCTGACCGCCGACAGCCTTACGGGCGCGACGATCGTCACCGCGGACGGTAAGGCCCTCGAGGTCTCCAAGGACCGCGAGGCCGATCTGTTCTGGGCGCTGCGCGGCGCGGGCAACGGCAACTTCGGCGTCGTCACCGAACTGCGGTTCCGTACGCATGAGGCGGCCGACGGCGTGACGTGCTATATGTCATGGCCATGGTCTAAGGCCGCGAAGGTGCTGAGCGCCTGGCAGAAGTGGGGCCCGGACCAGCCCGACGAGATCTGGTCGGCGCTGCATCTGTCCGCCGCCCCCGGGGGCACCCCCACCGTCTCCATCAGTTGCTTCTCACTCGGCACCTACGGCTCGCTGCAGAACGCGGTGGACCGGCTCGCCGACGGACCGGGCGGACCCGGCCCGGCCACGCAGGTCAGCCTGCGCCGCCGCGGCTACGTCGACGCCATGCGGATGTACGCGGGCTGCGGCGACACCTCCACGACCAACTGCCATCTGCCGGGCGACAAGCCCGGCCACAGCACCTCCGGGGTGCTGAATCGCGAGACCTACGCGGCGCGCTCGGACTTCTACGACCGCTCGCTGAGCCAGGCGGGCATACGGGCGATGCTCGACCAGGTGGAGCGCTACGGGCGGCGCACCGGCGGCGGGGGCGCGGTGAGCATCGCGCTGACCGCGCTCGGCGGGGCGGTCAACCGGGTCTCGCCCACGACGACGTCCTTCGTCCACCGCCGCTCGCGGTTCCTCGCGCAGTACACCGCGTCCTGGGCGGCGAGCGGCTCCGGCACCGCGGGCAACGCCTGGCTGGACGGGGCCCATACGGCGATGCGGCGATACGCCTCCGGGGCGGCGTACCAGAACTACACGGACGCGTCGCTGAAGGACTGGCGCTCGGCCTACTACGGCTCGGCGGCCGACAAGCTGACGCGGCTGAAGAAGCGTTACGACCCGGACCGGCTCTTCGACTTCCCGCAGGCGCTGTGA
- a CDS encoding metal-sensitive transcriptional regulator — protein MTTTAADTTAPTDGDERGQTSGHTSAQESVPHGGHGYAKQKDQHLKRLRRIEGQIRGLQRMIEEDVYCIDILTQVSAGTKALQSFALQLLEEHLRHCVASAAVESAAQGETEGTSEVDAKVAEATAAIARLLRT, from the coding sequence ATGACGACCACGGCAGCCGACACCACCGCGCCCACCGACGGCGACGAGCGGGGCCAGACGTCCGGGCATACTTCCGCCCAGGAGTCCGTACCCCACGGTGGCCATGGATACGCCAAACAAAAGGATCAGCACCTCAAGCGTTTGCGCCGGATCGAGGGCCAGATCAGGGGATTGCAGCGGATGATCGAGGAGGACGTCTACTGCATCGACATACTCACCCAGGTCTCGGCCGGCACCAAGGCGCTCCAGTCCTTCGCCCTCCAGCTTCTCGAGGAGCATCTGCGCCACTGTGTCGCCAGCGCGGCCGTCGAGAGCGCGGCCCAGGGCGAGACGGAGGGCACGAGCGAGGTCGACGCCAAGGTGGCCGAGGCCACGGCGGCCATCGCCCGGCTGCTGCGGACCTGA
- the pstB gene encoding phosphate ABC transporter ATP-binding protein PstB produces MAKRIDVSGLTAYYGTHKAIEDISMTVEPRSVTAFIGPSGCGKSTFLRTLNRMHEVTPGGRVEGKVMLDDENLYGSGVDPVSVRRTVGMVFQRPNPFPTMSIFENVAAGLKLNGSYRKSELEAVVEKSLKGANLWNEVKDRLNKPGAGLSGGQQQRLCIARAIAVEPDVLLMDEPCSALDPISTLAIEDLIGELKERFTIVIVTHNMQQAARVSDRTAFFNLAGVGQPGKLIEIDETQRIFSNPSVQATEDYISGRFG; encoded by the coding sequence ATGGCCAAGCGCATCGACGTCAGCGGGCTTACGGCCTACTACGGCACCCACAAAGCCATCGAGGACATCTCGATGACGGTCGAGCCCCGCTCGGTGACCGCCTTCATCGGCCCCTCGGGCTGCGGCAAGTCGACCTTCCTGCGCACCCTCAACCGGATGCACGAGGTCACCCCCGGCGGCCGGGTCGAGGGCAAGGTGATGCTCGACGACGAGAACCTCTACGGCTCGGGCGTGGATCCGGTCTCCGTGCGGCGCACGGTCGGCATGGTCTTCCAGCGCCCCAACCCGTTCCCGACGATGTCCATCTTCGAGAACGTCGCCGCCGGGCTGAAGCTCAACGGCTCGTACCGTAAGAGCGAGCTCGAGGCCGTCGTCGAGAAGTCCCTCAAGGGCGCGAACCTCTGGAACGAGGTCAAGGACCGGCTGAACAAGCCGGGCGCCGGGCTCTCCGGTGGTCAGCAGCAGCGGCTGTGCATCGCCCGCGCCATCGCGGTCGAGCCCGATGTGCTGCTGATGGACGAGCCCTGCTCGGCGCTCGACCCGATATCGACGCTCGCCATCGAGGACCTGATCGGTGAGCTCAAGGAGCGCTTCACGATCGTCATCGTGACGCACAACATGCAGCAGGCGGCGCGCGTCTCGGACCGTACGGCCTTCTTCAACCTGGCCGGCGTCGGCCAGCCCGGCAAGCTCATCGAGATCGACGAGACCCAGCGGATCTTCTCCAACCCGTCGGTGCAGGCGACCGAGGACTACATCTCGGGCCGCTTCGGCTGA